The Flavobacterium sp. 123 genome contains a region encoding:
- a CDS encoding dipeptide epimerase produces MELILREFNLKLKHTFTISRESIDFQPSLIVELKEDGFSGFGEATSNPYYHITVPMMMEDLEKIRPIIEATEGETPEVFWTKIHSYLKDDMFALCALDMAYNDLYARKKGKKLYDLWGFTIEKNPLTDYTIGIASIDKMVSKMKELPWPIYKIKLGTKEDIAIIKELRKHTDAIFRVDANCGWGVEETINNAVELKKLGVEFIEQPMKSDNWEAHAEVFKHSVLPIIADESCIIEEDVAKCHNHFHGVNVKLVKCGGLTPGKRMIQEAKQLGLKTMVGCMTESTVGISAIAHLLPLLDYVDMDGALLLAEDIATGIKINYGKVSYSELNGTGVTLI; encoded by the coding sequence ATGGAACTTATCTTAAGAGAATTCAACCTTAAATTAAAACATACTTTTACCATTTCAAGAGAATCCATAGACTTCCAACCTTCATTAATAGTGGAGTTAAAAGAGGATGGTTTTTCAGGTTTTGGGGAAGCCACATCAAATCCATATTACCATATTACAGTTCCAATGATGATGGAAGATTTGGAAAAGATTCGTCCCATAATCGAAGCTACTGAAGGAGAAACTCCCGAAGTTTTTTGGACTAAAATTCATTCTTATTTAAAAGATGACATGTTCGCTTTGTGTGCTTTAGATATGGCATACAATGATTTATATGCTCGAAAAAAAGGGAAGAAATTATATGATTTATGGGGATTTACAATCGAAAAAAATCCATTAACTGACTATACGATTGGAATTGCTTCGATTGATAAAATGGTTTCTAAAATGAAAGAATTGCCTTGGCCAATTTATAAAATAAAATTAGGCACAAAGGAAGATATAGCGATTATAAAAGAACTTAGAAAACATACGGATGCTATTTTTAGGGTTGACGCTAATTGCGGTTGGGGTGTTGAAGAAACCATCAATAATGCAGTAGAATTAAAAAAACTGGGAGTAGAATTTATAGAACAGCCCATGAAATCGGATAATTGGGAAGCGCATGCAGAAGTTTTCAAACATTCTGTTTTACCTATTATTGCTGACGAAAGTTGTATTATAGAAGAAGATGTTGCTAAATGTCACAATCACTTTCATGGTGTGAATGTTAAACTAGTAAAATGTGGCGGATTAACTCCTGGTAAAAGAATGATTCAGGAAGCCAAACAATTAGGATTAAAAACAATGGTGGGCTGTATGACAGAATCAACTGTTGGGATTTCGGCAATTGCACATTTACTGCCTTTATTAGATTATGTAGATATGGACGGGGCTTTACTTTTAGCAGAAGATATTGCGACTGGAATTAAAATAAATTACGGAAAAGTAAGCTACTCAGAATTAAACGGTACGGGTGTAACGCTAATATAA
- a CDS encoding alpha/beta hydrolase, which translates to MIRQFYLLLFLFAITKSIAQSTASKQVSTFDIEAPQLQTSKKIWVYLPKNYLTSQKKYSVIYMHDAQNLFDAKTSYAGEWNIDEKLDSLNAEVIVVGIEHGNEKRIEELTPFKNAKYGGGKTDNYLEFIVKTLKPQIDKTYKTKVKNRNTIIMGSSLGGLTSFYATLKYPEVFGKSAVFSPAFWINRKEIFELAEKTKKLKTKYYFLCGDQEGDDTSMVDDLNKMEHLINTKRCYCLNLNEKKIVKGGKHNEKLWRDGFVEAILWLGF; encoded by the coding sequence ATGATTCGCCAATTCTATCTTTTATTATTTTTATTTGCAATAACAAAGAGCATAGCACAAAGTACCGCTTCTAAACAAGTTTCTACTTTTGACATAGAAGCTCCACAACTACAAACGAGCAAGAAAATCTGGGTTTATTTACCAAAAAATTACTTGACTTCTCAAAAGAAATATTCAGTAATTTATATGCACGATGCTCAAAATTTATTTGATGCAAAAACTTCTTATGCTGGAGAATGGAATATAGATGAAAAACTAGACAGTCTAAATGCAGAAGTAATTGTCGTAGGAATTGAACATGGAAACGAAAAACGTATAGAAGAATTAACGCCTTTTAAAAATGCCAAATATGGTGGTGGAAAGACCGATAATTATTTAGAATTTATCGTGAAAACATTAAAACCTCAAATTGATAAAACCTATAAAACCAAAGTTAAAAACAGAAACACAATTATAATGGGCAGTTCATTAGGCGGTTTAACTTCATTTTATGCAACTTTAAAATATCCTGAAGTTTTTGGTAAATCAGCTGTTTTTTCGCCGGCATTTTGGATTAACCGAAAAGAAATTTTTGAATTAGCAGAGAAAACTAAAAAACTAAAAACAAAATATTATTTCCTTTGCGGTGATCAAGAAGGAGATGATACATCTATGGTAGATGACCTCAATAAAATGGAACACCTCATTAATACCAAAAGATGCTATTGTCTAAATCTAAACGAAAAGAAAATTGTAAAAGGAGGAAAACATAATGAAAAATTATGGAGAGATGGCTTTGTCGAGGCCATTTTATGGCTTGGATTTTAA
- a CDS encoding O-antigen ligase family protein encodes MGTTKSSKNKNQQINSSIDISKKTDSVYFESITLFFIVALLCIDFLPTFRSIEIIGTQYLYLAILNTIIGIWFYNNPSIIPQNFISFYKKKLAIKFYLAFLLLCGISLFFAKNISLGIVSLTSLIIIFFTFINLIILLDNRLNLIYKIAFLIGISVFIRSFIELRQFSQIASSESIINALNKLKGNTGNINILSASLSIKIPFLFLGIFYFKKWVKWFLVLTLFITTTLLFLSGSRAAYLSLFIESVLFILIFLKFKSIFNQEKSNILYLIIPILFSFFISNQIFKKSNNAGRYQSVTNRIEQTANLKDASVNERFNMWNNALTMIQKNPITGIGLGNWKIESIPYEKTMANDHQISNHPHNDFLEISTETGVLNGFIYLTLFIILVYLNLKTILKSDKQDSKIIAVVSLLTILTYGIDAVFNFPLYRPTMQLSFCLFFALTLLNSSDTSETIENKSNKNIPIFILLISLITVFFSFKTFKAYQLENDINVDFVTHKITLRAHDIVANLPDFPNVLSTGEAFSTYAGKYFLEEQNYKQAFIYLNKGDKINPYQGRTDYYKSLIATNNNKNDSAYIYAKRALDIRPRNKIYYILAINTALVLKDTLEILKVHRIYTQYKNAPDVWINTSSALNQSNYGNNKLINFIDKGLKIFPGDSLLLERKRLFQNSSFVVSAGDFFINKKYEQAINAYKKALNQDPSNGNLMLNIGLCYFNLKKYNNAIPYFENSLKAKIENNGKSEYFLGICYYNLKQVEKGCEYMNLAKNKNYSNSNEIVKQSCK; translated from the coding sequence ATGGGAACTACTAAATCATCAAAAAACAAGAATCAACAAATTAATTCTTCCATTGATATTTCAAAAAAAACCGATTCTGTTTATTTTGAAAGCATCACGCTGTTTTTTATTGTAGCACTTCTGTGTATTGACTTTTTACCCACTTTTAGAAGCATCGAAATCATTGGGACTCAATATTTATATTTAGCGATATTAAATACTATAATTGGGATTTGGTTTTACAATAATCCTTCCATTATTCCACAAAATTTCATTTCATTTTACAAAAAAAAGCTAGCTATTAAATTCTATCTAGCCTTTCTTTTATTATGTGGTATTTCATTATTTTTTGCTAAGAATATTTCGTTAGGAATTGTCAGTTTAACTAGCTTGATTATCATTTTTTTTACTTTCATAAACTTGATTATTTTATTAGATAATAGGCTGAACCTTATTTATAAAATTGCTTTTTTAATTGGTATAAGTGTATTTATTCGGTCTTTTATTGAGCTGAGACAGTTTTCACAAATTGCAAGTTCAGAATCGATAATCAATGCATTAAATAAATTAAAGGGAAATACCGGTAATATCAACATTCTATCTGCTAGTTTAAGCATCAAAATTCCATTCTTATTTCTTGGAATTTTTTATTTTAAAAAATGGGTAAAATGGTTTTTAGTTTTAACGCTTTTCATAACTACTACGCTTCTTTTCTTATCTGGATCAAGAGCGGCTTATTTAAGTTTGTTCATTGAAAGTGTTCTTTTTATACTTATTTTTTTAAAATTTAAATCTATTTTTAACCAAGAGAAATCAAACATTTTATACCTCATTATCCCAATACTTTTTTCTTTTTTCATTTCCAATCAAATATTCAAGAAAAGTAATAATGCAGGAAGATATCAATCGGTAACTAACAGAATTGAACAAACTGCTAATCTTAAAGATGCATCTGTAAATGAACGATTCAACATGTGGAATAATGCTCTGACCATGATTCAAAAAAATCCAATAACTGGAATAGGCTTGGGTAATTGGAAAATTGAATCAATTCCTTATGAAAAAACAATGGCTAACGACCATCAGATATCGAATCATCCTCACAATGATTTTCTTGAAATCTCAACGGAAACGGGTGTTTTGAACGGATTCATATATTTAACTCTATTTATAATCTTAGTATATCTAAATTTAAAAACAATATTAAAATCTGACAAACAGGATTCTAAAATTATTGCCGTTGTGTCCTTACTCACAATACTTACGTATGGCATAGATGCTGTTTTTAATTTTCCGTTGTACAGACCAACTATGCAACTTAGCTTTTGTTTATTCTTTGCCTTAACACTACTTAATTCTTCAGATACATCAGAAACGATAGAAAATAAAAGCAATAAAAATATTCCAATATTTATACTACTGATTTCACTTATTACTGTTTTCTTTTCATTTAAAACCTTTAAGGCTTACCAACTAGAAAATGACATTAATGTAGATTTTGTAACGCACAAAATAACTTTAAGAGCTCATGATATTGTTGCTAATTTACCTGATTTTCCTAATGTTTTATCTACTGGAGAAGCTTTTTCTACTTATGCAGGCAAATACTTTTTGGAGGAGCAAAATTACAAGCAAGCATTTATCTATTTGAATAAAGGAGATAAAATTAATCCTTACCAAGGTAGAACGGATTATTATAAATCGCTTATTGCAACAAACAATAATAAAAACGATAGTGCCTACATTTATGCAAAAAGAGCATTAGACATTAGACCTAGAAATAAAATATATTACATTCTAGCAATCAACACCGCTTTAGTATTAAAAGATACATTGGAGATCTTAAAAGTGCACAGAATTTACACGCAATATAAAAACGCTCCAGATGTATGGATAAACACTTCAAGTGCCTTAAATCAATCTAACTATGGAAACAATAAATTAATAAATTTTATAGATAAAGGATTAAAAATATTCCCAGGAGACAGTTTGTTATTAGAACGAAAAAGATTGTTTCAGAACAGTTCTTTTGTTGTAAGTGCAGGAGACTTTTTTATTAATAAAAAATACGAACAAGCTATTAACGCTTATAAAAAAGCATTAAATCAGGATCCTTCAAATGGAAATTTAATGTTAAATATTGGTTTGTGCTACTTTAATTTGAAAAAATACAACAATGCGATTCCTTACTTTGAAAATTCATTAAAAGCAAAAATTGAAAATAATGGAAAATCCGAGTATTTCTTAGGGATATGTTACTATAACTTAAAACAAGTTGAAAAAGGATGTGAGTACATGAATTTGGCAAAAAACAAAAATTATTCAAATTCAAATGAAATTGTAAAACAATCGTGTAAATAA